The sequence TGTTGGCCACTATAATCGTTCTAGACCATCATGATATTGTTACCAAATTATTTAGAATACAATGCAACATGTTTATTTAAGTACTAGTTTTCGGAACGTGCATTGCACCTTTGTCccatacaattattataaagttgaattattatatagaaaatgttgaattttagaaatattagttttaccaatttatattttattcattaaataaatttcataataatcgaatagtacattgaccatcaagcaagaaatatggaaaaataattatactactatagcatctaataatatgaatatatgtatatgacTTTATCCTTAATAATCTCTCATTACGCTCCATATTAGTAAATATACACAAATATGTAGCTActtaaagaaggaaaaataaaagtaaataaatattataaaagtacatCTAAAAACGAtctaaatgtcataaattagtaatttcagcactaataaaaatagacttataatattaataatttcatagaagattatattaaagaagtataatcggtaaagaatacaaaaaaattaaacaaataagaataaatacaacattcatatccttcttaaaacttttattataacaatacatatagtaaaaagaaatacacaaggagtagagtttttttttctcccgtaacaaaaaaaaaaagcaatctAAAATggtaaagataaaatttatgatacaaaatatcattctatgaggatcaacaaatattaatattttaaaacaaaaaaaaaagtacctgAAAATTGCCTAATGATTCACATCAACACGAGGCAAGtggtaaagaaaaattattttttcatgatacatatatatagctaAAGATTCATTGGATAAGATGAAAAGGTGAATAgttgtttaagttaattttcagAAGTTAAGTGATCTTAGACATGGGGTAGATGAAAGGTGAttgtttttactaataattcaatacatttaattatacTAACTAAAGAGAGAGTaacaaatttaatcatttaaccacattaattatagagaaagaatagattattttttttatttttttaaaaaaagtaattcctaACAATTTCCTATGAAATAATTTCTaacaattttctataaaatatttttgtctttcaaagtttgactttacaccttcttatttttagtatttagtataatataatataattattacttagtatgtaaataattagaatttaaaCCATTGTGTCTAGATGcatgtatttaaatatgattatttaatattaaattaattatatattaatatttaatttaatttagggataaaataagggcaaaatagtaattcaacttttaagttaggagcttcccacttataataatatatgatgaagaGATCGATATAGAGCTTTTCATGAATTGAGAGATTGTTGAAGATATTGTGTCGATTGATTTTCGACAGAGATGATAACATGATTCGATTATATAATTGATCATCATTTGAGTAGATTTGAAGCTTAATTGTGGTTAATTTGAGTTTGGGAAATAAAAACCTAATCGTTGTAGATTCTAAAGTAGTAGAAGACGTTGATAATGTTGCCACTAAAATAACGACCTTATGTTAAAATTCTATTGACAAATGTATCATTACCTATTTACCTATAGTTTCAAGGGAaaaaattgaccatttttttACTTGTGAAAAAAGGCCAACATATTATCATTCATCATGAAGAGCAACTCTAGTCAATTTTTATAACCACAAGGATAAACATAACCCtaatataaattgtttttgCAAAATTTGTAGGCATATTTAAAAGCTTTTCCCTATAAACAATTTCAGTATCACCAGAATATACAGACTTCACTGATACACAAAATTTGAACATTTTATGCTCTGCAATCTTCATTAAACTATTTTTCCTTTGGAATTTTGACCTAGAAAAAATTGGGGGTATGCCTATATATTTAAATCAGGGGTGTATTTGGAAATATATTTATccaattcaagatcaagctcaaCTGCGCGTCTAAAACTAAATGATGCattatagatttaaaattttagtatgAATGAACCAAATGAAGCAACTTATAAAAATTACCAAGTATTTTGATGATTATAACTATCTACGTTATATTCTTTGCGTTATGACTGATGATTAATTATAATCTCAAATGGATGTTTGGATATTATTAAATCAATAGAATAGAACTAGCTTACTATACTGTTTTGAGTCTCATCACAGTTAAGTGGAGGAAGCTTCTCTTTGAATTTCAATTGTCTCATTTGCCTATTGtgctatatatatttttatttacaatttTGAAAGAACATTTGTACATTTTATGTGATTATTAATTATCCACTGTTATGCTTATTGTCTATTTTACGCTTTGTGAAGCcaactttataaatattaggttgaaattaataaaacatgtatgataattgtttttatttaaaagtagaaatggaaataaaatatgtattagcACAATTGATTTTATCTTCCTCTTATTTAGGAGAGGAGAGTAGTCAAATATTCTAACAGCATTAATTTAACTGATTTAGAAGAAGTAATCATGTTATACTTGTTGAATAAGAATATAGAAAAGCAAAAAATGACGACTTTGGATTTGATCTTTTCCCTCTCACTATgctaaaatccaaaaatattgGTGAACAATGCATCGAGAAAAGGAAATGATAGTAAATTGGATCTTATTTCATTAGGGGAGAATTTTCCCGATCATGTAAGTAGGTAGACCTTGCAACTCCCTTTTACTAATGTGGACTCTAATACATCTCAACATTTGAAGCGTGAACAATATAACTACGTAAGACAGGGGCCGAAAAACTCGGGCAAAGAATGAATTGGAACGGAACTTTGATAACAAGCATGATAAAGAAATAGATATTGTCCATGGCTAAAAGCTAGCTCACAAGTGCAATATTGTCCAAGATGGAGACATATAGCCGTCTTTTCCCACCGATTTAGGACTCCAACACCCTCAAATGACAAGTACAGGGCATGCGGGGTGTTGGAGTCCCACCTTGATGGAAAAAAGGTACATAATCTCCTTACATGTTGGACAAATTTGCCTCCACGAACTAGCTTTTGAAGTTGAGTTAGATCCAAGATAGACTCATCTAACTAACAGCTCGCAGCAATATTGAAAATACAATGAATGCTAACAAACATAAAACCATTCAAACATATATATGGGTGaaataatacttcaaacaaCATGTAATAGAAAGAttcaaacaaaaggaaatacTTGAATACAAATGAATGTGAGTGCAAGATGTTGAATGTTGATAGAAggtcaataataataataacccCCTGATGGCCCAACGTAGCTAGCAGCATTGTCCATAGCTTGAAGTATGATCATGTTTTTCATGTGTTGTTCTTTCAGTCTGCGCTGAGCTTCATAATATGTTAATTCTGACGACTCctcttcttctcctcctcctcgtAATTTGTCTGCTGAATTTTCGTCTTGAGACGATTCAGATACTGGCTTCTTTTTGGGATTTTCTCCTGGATTCTTGtctgtttttttctttgttttccttgttGTTGATACTTCCTTTGGTTTCAGaatctcttcattttcttcttctgatTTGTCTGCTGGTTTCTCTACTGTCTTCATTTTGGGATTTAGTACTCTAACACTCTTGGCAAATTTTTTCTCTGTTTTCCTAACAGGATCTTTTGTTGATGTATTGAATACTTGTTCAGTAATTTCTTTGTTGATTGGTTCTTCCAGGTTTGGTTTCATGATCAATGCATTTTCTTCTGCTTCTGATAATTCCTCTGCTAGTTTTTCAACCGGAGATTCAACTACTAGCTTCATTTTGGGATTCTGGGATGTTTTTTTATCTGTTATCCCCACTGGAATTTTTGTTGATTTACTAATGACAAATTCTTCATTTGATTTCGTGATGACTGCATTTTCTTTTGGTTTGTTGACATACTTAGAAATGCTACTACATTCGATATGTGTTCCAAAATCACAATCAGCACAATAATACAACCAAGAATTATGTTCTACTTTTCCATTACAGAGATCACAAATAAAAATGCAACTTTCATCCTCATCTCCAAAAGAGGAATCAAATATAAGTTTAAGTTCATGATAATGGTGTTGGGGAAGTAAGACAGTTTGGGGCAAAAGGGCACATTGCATGTGCAGATCAAACTCGCAATGAGCACAACTTAAGCTACATGATCTTCCTTCAGATCCACAGGCATTACAAGTAAAAGATCGGCTCGAATAAGTAGGAGCTGGAAGAAGGGTTAAAGGGTGAGAGGGATGAGAAGGGTGAATCAGAGAACGAGGCGCGTTGAGGCAGTTGTCATGGAGGTAAAAATTGCAAGAGATGCAACCATGAAAGGGCACAAAAATGGAGTTCTCACAGGCTTGACATTGAAGTTCCTCATTTTCATCAAGAAcaagttttttcaaaatatgatgGTGGCTGAAATGTTGGTTATCTTGATATTTCATGTCTCTCAATTTGCTTAGTCGATCTCTATGTTGTTTCTATgtgttatttctttttagaTTTAGATAGACATGGTTATATGTATTTCttgaaaatgaagtatatgaatttAGTACATCCACTATCAAGTTTAATTGGTATATCTTATTCTTGAAGTCAACTTCTGACTTTTAATGATTATGAAGAAAtcataaaattacatataaaatagtGTGAAATCTACGTAGACATGACTACATATTTTGCTTGCAACGCTGGCTaatcaaatattttacaaaaaccCGATAGAGTTGCTTTAACTACAAAACTATGTATGTTTCTTGGGGgaatttttaaccaaactaagccattatataaaataatttatcaaagtaatacatttttctaaaattttacaaaactagtataaacgtatttcacggtaacgttttagggtatattttattttttaaaaactaacagcattaggttgatatacgttatTTTCattaacgttttactcctaaaacgttactttCAGTAAGGTTTTACTCCTAAAAAGTTACtatgagtaacgttttaggagtaaaacgttactgtgagtaacgtatatcaatcggacgccatcaacttttaaaaaataaaatatatcctaaaacgttactgtgaaatacgtttatactagttttgtaaaattttagaaaaacatattattttggtgaatggctttatataatgacttagtttggtcatattatctttcttggggtgtgtttggtacgatggaggttttttttctaaaaataagcgactttttcttacttatttcttttttgtatttaataaatatactaaatatTATCTAAAAAGATATTTGTATAGAATTTAGGCAAACACTACAAATGTGGATGAGGTGGAGGTGTTGGGGTACGCAGGGGCGGGGGCTATGGGAGAGTTTGCGAGTTGTGCGAGCTAGTTGGGAGGGCGGAGACGACACACATGTCGCGAGGTAGGGTGGGGAGACAATCAACATGAAATTGTTACTTatgaaatttgtttttcttgtgCGTATACTTTTACAAAGAAAATCATTATCATGATATTTATGAGTTGTTTTTCtggataaataaaatatttagaaccATTAAAAGCTGAATAAAGtggaaaataaatataacaatcACCATATTCTATCATGACCTCGTCTTATTAAAGGTTTAATATCTTTATATTTCAACAATCACAATAAGTTTCTTTTGAATAATCACTCGATATATTAAAAGCTCACGCGTAATAGTATTGACCTTTTCATGAGAAtagtttatcatttattttgattagtATCGATAGTTGACGTGTGTATCGACACACTTTTGGTGATTTTTGGTAGAAAGCTCATACACGTGATAATTCAAActatgaaactaaaaaattgCAATACTTAGTGTGTTTTTGTCGTTTCAgtcttcttcctcttttcttttttcttgaatatatgtttttacAAGGAGAGGACTTATATGGTTATCATTCTGCCAAAGACAGTAATTCTGGAGAACAAAAAGAGGGAAATCAAATCTAGTTTGTAATAAATAAACATAGAAACCAAAGGAAAAACATGATTATCAAGgatacaaaatttgaaagagCAATAACATAACAACAATAAAGCATTTATTTTGCGATAAAAACTGAAAAAGGCCAAGCGGAAgcattacatatatatatatataatattgtacTCCTAGATCGTGTCCAGCATAGCACGTCTTCCTCGTGCCTCGATCTGAGCGCCAATTTGAGCTGCCATAAACCGGTCATGATCATCATTCACTGAATTTATCATTTCCACTACTGAATTCGCATGGGAATTTCAGCAGCACACTTTCTGCTCTTACAAGTTGGCATTTCATCAGTCATTTTTGTAAGTAGTGCTGGTCGACCACACATTGGAGTCTGATTATTGCATCGTCTTAGTACTAATCAATTTATCAGGCAAATAATTATCTCAGTTGAGATTTTTCGAcatgaattcaaatttaattgtgAACCCATGTATGAATATCAAACAtcagataaaaaaaaaggagctCTATCTAGATTTATAGGTAGTCGTCTCTGAGGTATAAACTGTAAAATTATTTCGGCGAATTGATAACTTTGGAAGTCAACTTTATTGAGGTTCATGGATGTTATGGCAAAAATCAAGTGTTCGACTTTTTGATCTTAGCAAGTTGGcatttttatcattcattaTCCTAGGGCTGACTATTGACTAttacttaatttatttagattttgttATAATATGCATTGACAATGAACGCCTTGGAGTTTGATTATCGTAGACCGTAGTGTCTCAAAATTAACTTGCCACATGAACAGTCATATATGTCCgcttaattttcatatttgtagATTCTCTATATCGCATTATTTGAAATGAAACTCTTTTGTTTTAGATGTGTCaatatgaaatgttttataCATTGAGCTACTTTTACATTCTCAAATTTTTATTGTGCTTCTCACCCCTTACTTCTTTTAGCCTTTCTAGTGTCATGATTTTGAGAAGCCAAACTTTTTAGTTTATAGTGAGACATtagtttataattttgaattctaaTCTTATTACTCCCTTCCAACTACTTTACTTGTCAtccttccaaaaaaaaaaaatggttcaAAATAGTTGTTAGtttagaaaatcaaaatattattaaatatattcttcCAATTTTGTGCTTAgtaatactttatttttaaaagtaataaacATTGACTACGTATTTGATATATGTAATAACACaaacatagaaaccaaaacaaaaaatggAGAAACTTGATATATGTGAATTGTATGCCTAGATCAAGTCCAGAGCAGCCTCTTGTCCTCGTGCCGCAAACTGTGCCCGAATTTGAGCTGCTATAAGCCGCTCATGAGCAGCATTCACTGAATTTATCATTTCCACAGCTgcatttggatttggatttaaatttgaatttagatttggatttgaatttgaatttgaatttgaatatggGTTTGGATTtagatttggatttggatttggatttggacgGTGCTGTTTGGGAAAAACACCGACTTCAGGACTAGTTATCGCACACCGCAAGTGTGACCCGAAATCACACTCAGCACAATAGTATAACCAATCGTTCTTGTTCATTATTTCGTTGCAGATATCACAAACATATTCGATATTCTTATCTTCATATGGGGAGCCGAAATGGAGCCTCAATTGATGTGGGTGTTTGTCAACAAGTATCGAACTCGGACAAGATGCACACTACAAGTGGATATCAAATTCACAAGCAGCACAGCTGAAGCAAAACGCATTCCCAGCAGAGTTACAAGCCTTGCAAGTGTAGGTACGACTCGAGTAAGACGGAATTTGGTGAAGGGTCAAGGGGTGGGAAGGATGAGACGCGTGATTGAGAAAACGCGGAGCATTGAAGCAGTTATCGTGGAGGAAATACTGGCAACTGTTGCATCCATGGAAATTAGGCTTATTGTTATTTGGTTGCTCACAGGCATTGCAAGCAAGTGTTTCAGGACGATTCAAAATTGGTTTCAAAATGTGAGGATGGCTAAAGTGTTGTTTACCTTCACATGACGCATTGCTACTCTTATTCTGTCTTCccatttgatttttctttccaACTTTTTTGAAATCAGTAATCAATAAGAAGTGCAacttgttattgtatttatagatactaattcaactataataataataagttaagAACAAGGCCACGATGTTAATTTCCTTCCACGACTTtgcattcatttttttttttggccaaataCATAAGCAGATTCCTAAACTTGTTGAGTTTTTTCCCTCAGGTACttcaactacgtcattttcctaTTAAATCATTAAATCCCCATAATTTGTTCTGTTTAAACAAACACCATTGTCTGATATGGAACCAAATTTATGAGGGGTATTcatagaggatacatatgttgttccacaACTCATTAGTctaattgatagtgaaaatgttcgagaataattgcgttttacttaagtcatttgaacacattagaaaacaaatgagactaacacggtttgtcttcatttcttcaatcaaaattattacaattcgaACACAGTTGAagacatttacaatagaaaagccgatcaaaatcaaccaaccgtgttttaaaggaacaaattatgggtggttcaatgattcaatagaaaaatgacgtagttgaggtacCCGAGGGAAAAAACTCAACAAATTTAGGAATCTGTTTATGTATTTGTCCGGTGAACAAATAATTTGGCCAGttgttatttaaatatatgtaaGCGTATTGACTGACTCAGCCCTGTTATCCATTGGCTACTAAAGTAATGGCAATCGAGAATCTTTGTATGATTTGACATACACTAAAATTTACCTTCTAGTTGGTTTTTTAAAGTTAACTAATTCCTTCTTCTCACTTGTAAGTTTTTACTCAATCAATAAAAATTGTGGAGGAgtaataaatattcaataaacTTAATCTCAGGTTTGAGCATCGAATATAGAATCACATGAtgttaaaaaaagttttattccAACAGTGATTTTTCGTGACGCAAATCTAAATTTAGTTATAATTCGGCAAA comes from Solanum pennellii chromosome 1, SPENNV200 and encodes:
- the LOC107015360 gene encoding uncharacterized protein LOC107015360, with the translated sequence MKYQDNQHFSHHHILKKLVLDENEELQCQACENSIFVPFHGCISCNFYLHDNCLNAPRSLIHPSHPSHPLTLLPAPTYSSRSFTCNACGSEGRSCSLSCAHCEFDLHMQCALLPQTVLLPQHHYHELKLIFDSSFGDEDESCIFICDLCNGKVEHNSWLYYCADCDFGTHIECSSISKYVNKPKENAVITKSNEEFVISKSTKIPVGITDKKTSQNPKMKLVVESPVEKLAEELSEAEENALIMKPNLEEPINKEITEQVFNTSTKDPVRKTEKKFAKSVRVLNPKMKTVEKPADKSEEENEEILKPKEVSTTRKTKKKTDKNPGENPKKKPVSESSQDENSADKLRGGGEEEESSELTYYEAQRRLKEQHMKNMIILQAMDNAASYVGPSGGYYYY